A genome region from Candidatus Microthrix parvicella Bio17-1 includes the following:
- a CDS encoding acyltransferase family protein, giving the protein MTSTLDRAAVAPQSGDGRRQVPKVSRTYYPCLNGLRFLSAFLVMCTHTLGVFRTSLGASDQLVQHIGHMSVGTFFALSGFLLFRPFVEGILDGTPFPNLRDYATGRLLRLVPLYWVALFFYITVFPDVDLPTNAVGWVALFGFGQIYVFGGEFWAIFAAWTLGVELAFYLILPLLAMAYRRVSRAFGTSVQDRMVGIYLALGAQVVFSIAIKVLIMTIRDTTHPSLVWMPSMLDWFAVGMFFSALAAAQVRGLALPGWIRWMSDRPWFCWGSAVGVIWAAVQLRYYFIYFPTMGQSLARHVAHGAGAGLLLLPLTLGDQSKGAIRWVMRSWVFASLGAISYGLYLWHPGFVKLFFRMGLEGQVPKGRWWQLLFVFVASVVVATITYWGVERPAMDLSPSRRRRRSEARRSAAKSAASKRGAEADAT; this is encoded by the coding sequence ATGACCTCCACGCTGGACCGCGCCGCCGTCGCCCCTCAGTCGGGCGATGGTCGCCGGCAGGTGCCCAAGGTCAGCCGCACGTACTACCCGTGTCTGAACGGCCTGCGGTTTCTGTCTGCGTTCCTGGTGATGTGCACGCACACGTTGGGGGTGTTTCGTACCTCGCTGGGCGCGAGCGATCAACTGGTGCAACACATCGGACACATGTCCGTCGGCACGTTCTTCGCGCTGTCGGGATTTCTGCTGTTCCGTCCATTCGTGGAGGGGATTCTGGATGGCACGCCGTTTCCCAACCTGCGCGACTATGCCACCGGCCGCCTGCTGCGGCTGGTGCCGCTGTACTGGGTGGCGCTGTTCTTTTACATCACCGTCTTTCCAGACGTTGACCTGCCGACCAACGCTGTCGGTTGGGTGGCACTGTTCGGGTTTGGGCAGATTTACGTGTTTGGAGGCGAGTTCTGGGCCATCTTTGCTGCCTGGACGTTGGGGGTTGAGCTGGCCTTCTACCTGATTTTGCCTCTGTTGGCGATGGCCTATCGGCGTGTGAGCCGAGCGTTCGGAACGTCGGTTCAGGACCGCATGGTCGGTATTTACCTGGCCTTGGGCGCGCAAGTGGTGTTCTCGATCGCCATCAAGGTGTTGATCATGACGATCCGCGACACCACCCATCCATCGCTGGTGTGGATGCCATCGATGCTGGACTGGTTTGCCGTAGGAATGTTCTTTTCGGCGCTGGCCGCAGCACAGGTCCGGGGCCTTGCGCTTCCCGGTTGGATCCGGTGGATGTCCGATCGGCCCTGGTTTTGTTGGGGTTCGGCGGTCGGGGTGATTTGGGCCGCTGTTCAGCTGCGCTACTACTTCATCTACTTCCCGACCATGGGGCAATCCTTGGCCAGGCATGTGGCGCATGGCGCCGGTGCCGGGCTGTTGCTGCTCCCGCTGACCTTGGGTGATCAGTCCAAGGGTGCCATCCGCTGGGTGATGCGTTCCTGGGTGTTTGCGTCGCTTGGCGCAATCTCCTACGGCCTCTATCTGTGGCATCCGGGTTTCGTGAAGCTGTTTTTCCGAATGGGTCTCGAGGGCCAGGTGCCGAAGGGTCGCTGGTGGCAGCTGCTGTTCGTGTTTGTCGCTTCGGTGGTGGTGGCCACGATCACGTACTGGGGCGTTGAGCGTCCGGCGATGGATCTCAGCCCCAGCCGTCGTCGCCGTCGTAGCGAAGCTCGACGGTCGGCGGCCAAAAGCGCAGCCTCCAAGCGCGGCGCCGAGGCCGACGCGACCTAA
- a CDS encoding class I SAM-dependent methyltransferase produces MASASAQDPAIESTPGVQRPDASPPGRFVEVTDAVAGVKGWMTPGQARLLWRSSRVLDPGQRIVEIGSFQGRSTIVLASGAPKGAEVVAIDPHAGNDRGPNEIEGFANEAESDHQIFNSNLAAAGVAERVRHVREFSDAALDEVEGPIDLLYIDGAHRFAPARDDIVAWGARVVPGGTMLIHDSFNALGVTLAQAAVLFTSGEFRYVGRSESMAEYRRERLGPLRRITNLGRQVGQLPYFAWCQLVKVLITLKLGALTRLIGNPSGEWPY; encoded by the coding sequence ATGGCCTCTGCATCTGCGCAGGACCCAGCGATCGAATCAACCCCCGGAGTCCAACGGCCCGATGCCTCGCCGCCTGGCCGCTTCGTTGAGGTGACCGACGCCGTCGCCGGAGTGAAGGGATGGATGACCCCGGGTCAGGCCCGACTGCTGTGGCGCTCATCCCGGGTGTTGGACCCGGGCCAGCGAATCGTGGAGATCGGTTCCTTTCAGGGCCGCTCCACGATCGTGCTGGCCTCCGGTGCCCCGAAGGGCGCCGAGGTGGTGGCCATTGATCCGCATGCGGGAAATGACCGCGGCCCAAACGAGATCGAGGGATTCGCCAACGAGGCCGAGTCCGACCACCAGATCTTCAACTCCAATCTGGCGGCGGCGGGCGTTGCGGAGCGCGTGCGTCACGTTCGGGAGTTCTCCGATGCGGCGCTCGACGAGGTGGAGGGCCCGATCGACCTGCTCTACATCGACGGCGCCCACCGGTTTGCTCCCGCACGCGACGACATCGTGGCCTGGGGGGCGCGGGTCGTGCCCGGCGGCACCATGTTGATCCACGACAGCTTCAACGCGCTTGGGGTCACCTTGGCCCAGGCGGCGGTGTTGTTTACCTCGGGTGAATTTCGCTACGTGGGCCGATCCGAGTCGATGGCCGAGTACCGGCGTGAACGCCTGGGACCGCTGCGACGAATCACCAACCTGGGACGGCAGGTTGGGCAGTTGCCGTACTTTGCCTGGTGCCAACTGGTGAAGGTGCTGATCACGCTGAAGTTGGGTGCGCTCACCCGGTTGATCGGCAACCCGTCCGGAGAGTGGCCATACTGA